The segment TTCCACTGGAAAACGCTACAGGGCATCAAAAATCTCGACCCGAAACAGGTTGAGGCGGTACAGGGTAAAGATTACAGCCACCTGACACACGATCTGGTATCAGCCATTAATCGCGGTGATTTTCCCAGGTGGGATCTCTATATCCAGGTGCTGAAGCCTGAGGATCTGAAGAAGTTTGACTTCGATCCTCTCGACGCCACCAAGATCTGGCCTGACGTGCCCGAACGTAAAATTGGTCAACTGGTGTTGAACAAAAACCCCGATAACGTCTTCCAGCAAACGGAGCAGGTAGCGATGGCGCCGTCCAACCTGGTGCCAGGTATCGAAGCGTCAGAGGATAAACTGTTGCAGGGCAGACTCTTTGCCTATGCCGACACGCAGATGTACCGCATCGGCGCGAACGGTTTTAGCCTGCCCATCAACCAGGCCCGGACGCCGGTGAATAACGGCAGTCAGGATGGCAGCCTTAACGCCGGCCACACTCAGGATAAGGGCGTTAATTACCAGCCCAGCCGACTTTACCCGCGTGAGGAACTCTCCTCTGCGCGCTACAGTCAGCTGCCGGTGGAAGGCACCACGCAGCAGACTAAGATCCAGCGCGAGCAGAACTTTAAGCAGACCGGCGATCTCTACCGCTCTTACAGCAAAAAAGATCGGGACGACCTGATCGCCAGCCTGGGCAGCGCGCTGGCGATCACCGATACGGAGAGCAAAAACATCATGCTTTCCTATTTCTACAAGGCAGACAAAGAGTACGGTACCCGTCTGACAACGGTCGCTAAAGGTGATTTAGCCACGGTGCAGAAGCTGGCGGATAAATTATCTGACTGACAGCGTCTTTTCCCCTGCCCGGTTAAACCTGCCCGGGCAGGAGAAGCCCTGAAGGAGATCGCGAAATGAAAGCATTAAGCGTCCAGCTATGGCTGATAGCATTTTTGCTGCTGTCCGTGACGGCTAAAGCGGCAACGACGCAAACCGATGATCGTCAGGTAAGAGCAGAGCTGAATAATTATCTTTGGGATGCGGCACGACGCGGAGATAACACCCTGATCAAAACGCTCGTTGAGGCGAAATACAATCTCAATGCGGCCGATGAAAAAGGGTACACCGCCATTATCCTTGCGGCCTATCACGGCCATGATGATACGGTAAAAATGTTGATTGATGGCGGTGCCGACCCCTGCCAGCGCGATCGGCGCGGCAACAGTGCGCTGATGGGGGCCATCTTTAAGGGTGAACTAAAGGTGGCGCGCCGTTTGATCGACGCCCATTGCCAGCCCGATATGCGTAACAATGCCGGTCAGACCGCGGCAATGTATGCTTCGCTGTTTCAGCGACAGTCACTGCTCCAGGCGCTGCGTGAAAAAGGGGCTGATATGCATGCCGTCGACGCCAAAGGAAACTCCGCCGAAAGCCTGGCATCAGGGAGAATTAACGGCATCCCGTAACGCCCGGAAACGCGCAATTAACCGGCCGATCTCAGCCCCGCTATTACTGGCGGGGCTTTTTTTTGCTCAGGATCCAGTATACTTACGCCACTAACCTGAACGGAGTAAGGCATGGAACATCACTACGCCCGGCTGGTAAACTCTGCTGCGCTGGCGGCAACTTCACTGGCTTCGATTCTGCTGTTGGTGAAGATTTTTGCCTGGTGGTACACCGGATCGGTAAGCCTGCTGGCTGCCCTGGTCGACTCGCTGGTGGATATTGCCGCCTCGCTTACTAACCTCTTCGTTGTCCGCTACTCCCTACAACCTGCTGATGCTGAACACACGTTTGGACATGGCAAAGCAGAGTCACTGGCCGCGCTGGCGCAAAGTATGTTTATCTCAGGATCCGCGCTGTTTCTTTTTCTGACGGGTTTACAACATCTTGCTTCGCCAAACGACATGCGCGCCCCGCTGGTAGGGATCGTGGTGACGCTGGTTGCAC is part of the Erwinia sp. HDF1-3R genome and harbors:
- a CDS encoding ankyrin repeat domain-containing protein, producing MKALSVQLWLIAFLLLSVTAKAATTQTDDRQVRAELNNYLWDAARRGDNTLIKTLVEAKYNLNAADEKGYTAIILAAYHGHDDTVKMLIDGGADPCQRDRRGNSALMGAIFKGELKVARRLIDAHCQPDMRNNAGQTAAMYASLFQRQSLLQALREKGADMHAVDAKGNSAESLASGRINGIP
- the katB gene encoding catalase KatB — translated: MAETLTRDNGAPVGDNQNSQTAGASGPVLLQDVQLLQKLQRFDRERIPERVVHARGTGAFGEFSATADISDLTTAAVFTKGEQTPVFVRFSSVVHGNHSPETLRDPHGFATKFYTKEGNWDLVGNNFPTFFIRDAIKFPDMVHAFKPDPRTNLDDDSRRFDFFSHVPEATRTLTELYSNEGTPASFRNMDGNSVHAYKFVNAKGEIHYVKFHWKTLQGIKNLDPKQVEAVQGKDYSHLTHDLVSAINRGDFPRWDLYIQVLKPEDLKKFDFDPLDATKIWPDVPERKIGQLVLNKNPDNVFQQTEQVAMAPSNLVPGIEASEDKLLQGRLFAYADTQMYRIGANGFSLPINQARTPVNNGSQDGSLNAGHTQDKGVNYQPSRLYPREELSSARYSQLPVEGTTQQTKIQREQNFKQTGDLYRSYSKKDRDDLIASLGSALAITDTESKNIMLSYFYKADKEYGTRLTTVAKGDLATVQKLADKLSD